Part of the Spirochaetota bacterium genome, TCACGAACAGCGCAAGGTGCCAAAGAATCCTTAAACAAAGGATTACAGGTTGCATTCCGTTCGGGTGCAGTTATGGGTTTAGTAGTTGTAGGTTTTGGTCTTCTTGACATTTCTTTATGGTACATTGTTCTCAACTGGGTTTATGATAATAATATCATGGGATTCAGCCAGGCATTAGCTCAAAAAATAGGTATTTTGACTGCAGGGCAGTCATTTGATGCTTCATTGCTTACTAATGAAGCTTTCAAGCATGGTAAACTGGTAGAAATTACGACAACAATGATTACTTTTGGTCTTGGTGCTTCTACTCAGGCACTGTTTGCTCGTGTAGGTGGTGGTATTTATACCAAAGCTGCAGACGTAGGAGCTGACCTGGTTGGTAAAGTAGAAGCAGGAATTCCTGAAGACGACCCTCGCAACCCTGCAACAATTGCTGATAACGTTGGCGACAACGTTGGTGACGTTGCTGGTATGGGTGCTGACCTGTATGAATCATACTGCGGTTCAATACTTTCAACCGCTGCTTTAGGTGCTGCATTGCCACTTGTTGGTATGGAAAACATTAATGCAGTTATTGCTCCTATGATTGTTGCAGGCCTTGGAATTCTTTTCTCTGTTATTGGTATCTTCTTTGTAAGAACCGAAGAAGATGCTTCAATGAAAACTCTGCTCAAGGCTCTTAACCGTGGTGTATGGGGAAGCTCATTCCTTCTGATTATTGCATTAGCTATTTTAGCACATGTGAAGATCATATCATGGGGTGTTTTTGGTTCTTCTATAGCGGGATTAATTGCTGGTTTAATTATTGGTAAATCAACTGAATACTATACCGCAGATGACTATTCACCAACTCAGGGAATAGCAAAGCAGCATACAATGGGTCCTGCAACAGGAATACTTGATGGTATTTCAACCGGTATGCTTTCTGCTGGTATCCCTGTTCTTACCATTGTTTTGGGTATCTTAGCTGCATTTGGCCTTGCTGGTGGATTTGGTTCAGAACCTGAAGCAGTATCCAAAGGATTATATGGTATTGCATTTGCTGCCGTTGGTATGCTTTCAACCCTTGGAATTACACTTGCAACAGACGCCTATGGTCCAATTGCTGACAATGCAGGTGGTAATGCAGAAATGAGCGGTTTGGGCAAAGAAGTAAGAACCAAAACCGATGCTTTAGATATGTTAGGAAATACTACTGCTGCTATTGGTAAAGGTTTTGCTATTGGTTCTGCTGCTCTTACTGCAATGGCTCTTATTGCAGCTTACATTGA contains:
- a CDS encoding sodium-translocating pyrophosphatase encodes the protein MDSMLFWIAPVGSIIALLFAYIFYKMMMKADKGNEKMIEIAQAVREGAFAYLRQQYKVVSLVFVILVILLSVLAYYGIQNPFVPFAFLTGGFFSGLCGFLGMNTATHASSRTAQGAKESLNKGLQVAFRSGAVMGLVVVGFGLLDISLWYIVLNWVYDNNIMGFSQALAQKIGILTAGQSFDASLLTNEAFKHGKLVEITTTMITFGLGASTQALFARVGGGIYTKAADVGADLVGKVEAGIPEDDPRNPATIADNVGDNVGDVAGMGADLYESYCGSILSTAALGAALPLVGMENINAVIAPMIVAGLGILFSVIGIFFVRTEEDASMKTLLKALNRGVWGSSFLLIIALAILAHVKIISWGVFGSSIAGLIAGLIIGKSTEYYTADDYSPTQGIAKQHTMGPATGILDGISTGMLSAGIPVLTIVLGILAAFGLAGGFGSEPEAVSKGLYGIAFAAVGMLSTLGITLATDAYGPIADNAGGNAEMSGLGKEVRTKTDALDMLGNTTAAIGKGFAIGSAALTAMALIAAYIEEVKMWVSKYAARSAEGFFQVGSVKFYNFMPENITADLNNVLIKHATIADFVRAYDITLLNPMVLCGLFLGAMMAFVISALTIKAVGRAAGAMVEEVRRQFKEFPGILKGTQKPDYARCVMISTAGAQKKMILPSMLALIVPIAAGLLLGVAGTTGVLAGALAAGFSLACMLNNAGGAWDNAKKFIEKGNYGGKGSDAHKAGVIGDTVGDPF